The segment CGGTTCTTGATTGCCATAAACACTTCATAGGCCACTTCTTCGGCAGAGATAACTTTCCACTGATCGATTTCGCCATCCTGATTGCGATCGATTCCCCAGCGGGTTCCAGCCGAACCAAGCCAACGATATTCGTTGGGCTCGGAGTCGTAGTCCGTGTCGACTTCGCGATAGACTTCGATTCCGTCCTTGTAGTAGGAAAAGTAGTCGAGCTTGCGATCCGAATTTGTGTCGAGCAGAACCCGGACGACGCGATTGGTTGCATCGGCAATCACATAGCCAGTTTTCTTGAACAGTTCGCTACTGCTCTGCATCTGAGCTTTTTTGACCATTTCTTCGGTCGGTCGCCCGCTGACTTTGAAATCGTAGTCAACGTCCTGTTTTGCTTTATAAGTCAACGCAGTCGAGATCTCGGATTCTGAGAACTGCTTTTTCTTTTGAGCTGCCGCATCGGGCGAGTTCAGCGACAACATCGCGACAGCAAGAAAAGCAGTCGTAGCGAGTTTCTTGATTGTGATTTGGAAAGATTGGTCAAACGGCATCATGGTTAAACCTGTTACTTTGAAATGGCCTGCAGGCCTATGGTTCTTGTTCAGCGCTTTTATATCGCAAATCCGGTTTCCGTTACCACCTCCAATTCCGGCGATTTGACACTCCTCGACCAAACGACCGTCTGTTCTGGGAAGGCTATGAGGATTAGCGAAGATACATATTGTGGCCCAACAAATCCCAATCGCAAAAATTGACCAAAATTCGAAACCAGATTTCAGATTTGAGGACGTAACCTCGATGATGGAGTGATAGCTTTCGGAACGCGTAGGCCGCCCCAGGCGGTTCATGTGGAATAAAAAATGCTTCAAAAATTTGGTCATTCCACGGTTTGACAGGCTTTGAGGTTTCCATAGAATAGCGAACCTTGCTGGAGGAGCAGCGTCTTGCTTCTCGGATGAAACACGATGGTCGTGTAGCTCAGTTGGTTAGAGCGCGTCGCTGATAACGACGAGGTCGCAAGTTCGAATCTTGCCACGACCACTGCCAACGGCCAGACAGGCCAGCGGTACATGCATCTCCCGAAGATGCCTAAAACTCGGGGACGTAGCTCAACTGGGAGAGCGCCTGCCTTGCACGCAGGAGGTTGTCGGTTCGATCCCGGTCGTCTCCACTTAAACGCCGTTGAAATTATTTCAGCGGCGTTTTTTTTACGCGCCTGCAGAATCTGGCGCACCGAATCGCGGAACCTGCCGCCTATCTGGGGCAACGCCAAATATCATCACAGCTTATCGACCTGGTTAGCCAGGGCATCCGTTCGAGCCGCATTTCGGGAACTTTGAAGTGGACTCAATCCCGATAACTCAGGTAGGCTAAACGCTTGACGCGGCAAAAATTGCCGCAGCCTTAGGCAAGAATCGACGGTGTCATGGTTAAACCATTCTTCTCGCGAAAATTTCCTCTCGGTGGTAACGTTGCCGTCGCGATTCTCGTTGTTGTGGCCTTCGTTGTGCCGCTATTGGCTCGAAGTGCCAAATTGGGGATGGAGAACATCACCAACAACGTGGCTGACTGGCTGCCCGACGACTACGCCGAAACGATCGATCTGAAAGAGTTTCGTCAGTACTTCTACGGTGACCAATTCGTGGTCGTCAGCGGACCGTGGTGTCACGAAGGCAACCCTCAATTCAATTTGCTGCGCCAGAAACTTCGCGAAGAATCGCTGGAGTACGAAAAGATCCTGATCGAATCGGGACGCGACGAGGAACTCCGCGCTCACAAAACGGGTGACGAACTTGGCTTGATGAAGCGTAACGGCACCTACCACGAGGACTGGGGGCAGCGTCAGGAAAAGTGGCTGCAGGGAAAAGACAAACAGTGGTACTTCGTCGATCGTCAGGGCCAGCTGTTCCGATGGAAAGGCCAAAACAATGTCGTGGAAGGCGTGCAGCGCTGGATGGAGCGATCTTCCAACGGGCGAAACGAAGCTGACGGGATCTTTATCGATCAGTTTGGTCCGCCTCCAAACCTTAACGAAGGCAAAGAGAACCCGTTCTACGAAGATCCGCGAAAACTGTGCTGTCGCCCGTTCAAGTCGGTGGTTTCCGGGCTGGAAGTTTTTGAGCAGATCGGCGGAGAGAACGGAACGCTGCGAATCAGCACGAATGAAGGAGACGAAAAGTCAGCCTTCGAAGCCGAAATTGAAGCCCACCAAAGGCTGACCGGAGCGCTCTTCGGTACGACGCCGCCAAAGACGTTTACCTGGTCGTGGACTTCGCTGCTGAAGCACGTTGATCAGGAACGCTGGAAAGTCTTGCAGTCGAATCCGATTCACCGCGAGCGATTTGATGCGTTCGTTAGCGAGATTGTGGAACAGGAATACGACGGCAGCCGGTCGAAGCTGGCCGAAGCCAACCAAAAGGAACGTTTGGAGCTCTGGTATCGCCTGTGGTATCAGCTGGAGCTTGACGCTCCGCCGCGCCAAACTTGCTTGGTGGTGACGTTGAACGATCCGATCATCACAGAACTCGATCGTGCTGTCGGTCGTCCGGTCCCTGGTAAACCTCGTCGCGGGCGAATTTTGGAACTCGCGATTAGCAAGTGCGGAATTAGCGAAGACAACATCCACATTGGCGGTCCGCCTGCTGACAACGTCGCGATCGATGAAGAGGGAACTTCGACGCTGGTCAAACTGATCAAGTACTCGGCCATCATCGGAATTCTGATTGCGTGGCTGTGCTTTCGCAACGTTCGAGTCACCTCGATGATCTTCTTTGTCGGCGGCGTCGCGGCGATGGGCAGCCTCGCGATCGTGTGGCTGGCCGGCGATTCGATGGATGCAATTTTGATGTCCATGCCTTCCCTGGTTTACGTGTTGGGACTCTCCGGCGCGGTGCACCTGGTGAACTATTATCGCGACGCGTGCCGCGAAAACGGGCCCAAGCTGGCTGCGGAAATTGCCGTCCGCCATTGCATTGGCCCCTGCACGCTGGCCGCGTTCACGACGGCTCTGGGTTTATACTCGCTGACCGCCAGTACGCTCAGCCCGATCTACAAATTCGGACTTTATTCAGCGATCGCGACAATGGCGACGGTGGTGTTGCTGTTCACCTATCTGCCGGCGGCGCTGACGCTGTTCCGACCTGGATACGAAAAAGTTGACGAGGACGACAAAGAGCCCGAGCAGTCGGTGATGGCGAAGGTTGGCCGATTCTGGGATCAGGTTGGCGACCTTGTGATCAAAAACTGGCGTCCTGTTTTGGCGGCGGGCTTGATCGTGATGGTGGTCGGTTGCTACGGCATTTCCAAAGTCCAAACGCAGGTGCACTTGCTGAAGCTTTTTGATCCGAATGCGAAAATCCTGCAGGACTATCGCTGGATGGAAGAGAACCTTGGCGAGCTTGTACCGGCAGAGATCGTGGTCAATGTTGATGCTTCGGCACAGCTAGAGCTTTATGAAGAGCAGATAAAGGCGGAAGCCCTGGAGGCTCATCAGCGTGCCATCGCTGCGGCTGAAACGGATGAAGAACGAGAACGACTCGAAGCGATCGAGCCGGCAGCTGATCCGGACGCCCAGACCTACGCAATGCGTTTGTCGATGCTGGAGCGAATCGAATTGTCCGGCCGTGTGCGGCATTATCTGGAGACGTTTTTTGGACCCGAAGGCACCGGTGATATTGGCTCGGGTATGTCGACAGACGTTTTCACCCCGTCCACCGACGACACCCAGGAACGGGAAGTTGTAATACGTAGTGTGATCAGCAAACGGCTCTATGAGAGCCGTGACGACATGGCGGCTCAGGACTATTACGCGGTCGCAGGTCACTCCAAAGTCGGTGCGGCACGCTTCAAGAAACAGGCCGTGGATCCGTCGGTCATCGGGCGTGAGTTCTGGAGGATTAGCATTCGCTTGGCGGCTTTGAATGATGTTGACTATGGTGAATTCATCGGCGACCTGAAAGCTGTGATCGAGCCCGTGATGTCGGCGTATCGATTCCGCAAGGACATACTTGCGGCAATTTACGATGCGAACGATGGAGGCGTCGTGACGGACACGAAGGTGCTGGTGCTCGGGCCCGATCCGGATCGCTACAACACGGACATCAAAGCAGAACTGGCTCGCGGCAAATCGATTTCGAACCTGATCGATCAGACCTACATTTTCGGTGACACGCTTCAGGACCTGTTTGAAAATCGTGGGATCCTGACCAAGAAACGAAATCCGCGAAAGTATTACACCTGGAACGATCCGTCTCGTTTGAGCCTGGACAATCCAAAACTTAGCGAGAAACAAAAGGAAGGCGTTCGCAAGCTTCGCAAGGCATTGAAGTCTGACCCGGATTATATCGGGCTGTATGACTGTGTTGTGTTGATCAAAGACGACGAGATGTTCGACGCTGAGTTCCTGAAGAAGCACGCCAAGAACTTCATTGACTGCCGGGATCACGTTTACCTGATCGATCCGGTTACCAAGGCTCCACTTCGCGGCATGAAAACCGCCAAAGAGATGCGCGACTCGGGCGAACCGGTCGAAGTCGCGGCAATGTATACGGGCATCGTCCCGATCGTCTACAAAGCCCAACGGTCTCTTTTGTGGAGCCTGATCCAGAGTATCGGTTTGGCATTTGTCATGATTTCGGTCGTGATGATGCTGTTGCTTCGCGATTGGAGATCCGGTTTTCGCAAGGACAATTTGCTGAACTTCCGCGGTGGGATGACTGCGATGATTCCAAACATTTTCCCGGTCGTTGTCGTGTTCGGCATCATGGGACTGTACGGGATCAAGGTCGACATTGGATCGATGATGACGGCCAGCGTTGCGATGGGCATCGCGGTCGATGATACGATTCACTACCTGACGTGGTACCGTGATGCACTCGGCAGAGGCGAGACACGGAAGTCTGCGATCAAGTACGCGTACGAAAAAGTCGCCACGGCGATGACGCAAACGACGCTAATCGGTGGACTTGGTCTGGCCGCGTTCGCGATGAGCACGTTTACTCCGACACAACGTTTTGGTTCGTTGATGCTGTTCCTTCTCGCTGCCGCTTTGATCGGTGACTTGATCGTATTGCCAGCCGTGCTGGCCAGTCCGCTTGGCAAATACTTCGGACGTGAACTTACCGATGCAGAGCGTGCGGAACTGAAAGAGCCACTTCGCGTCGTTGGGGATCTCGACGAACCGGCTTTGGGGACGGGCACTTAGGCCGCGATTTAAGGCTCGAATCCGATCCTGGATGACCATATTGCCATTGAAAATGCTGGCTTAGAGCTATAGATTGCCGCATTGGTATCGGCCGGATCTGCCCGACTTTCGGGACCGCTCCGCGCTCTAACGCAACTTTTTTAGACCAACAGGTTTTTCGATGAGTCCTCTTCGCTGGTTTAGACGGCACGCAACTTGGATGTTGATCATTTTTGGCGTTGTGCTGATGGCGATTTTTGGCCTTGGTCCGGTATTTGACCAAATGACCCAGGGCTTCCAAAGCACCGGCGGTTTGGCCGACGATCCGGTCATCATCAAATATCGTGACGGTGACATTACTCGTTCAAAGCTCGACGAGCTTCAACGAAACCACTATGCGACACGCCGTTTCCTCGGTGCATTGGTCGAACAGGCTGCCAAACAATGCGAAGCGAAAGACGTGCAATATTCGCCGCTGGCCGCCATGGTTCAGCCGCTGTCCCGAGCAGACAATCAGGACGTCATCGACGAGCAAATGTTGGTTCGCAAGTTGCTGGCTGATCGTGCTGAGGACGAGGGCGTCGTGGTGAGCGATGGCATGATCGACGATTACCTTTCGTTGATGGCTGGACAAGCCGAGTTCGCTCCACGCGACTGGAAACAGATTAACAAACTGGTCAACCAACGCATCCCGATGACGGTTATCCGCAAGCACCTCGGTTTGGAACTCAAGACGATGCAGATGCAGCAGTATGCATCTGTCGGCATTCCACTTAACCCGATTCCCACCGAAGCGGTTGAGCTATACGCTCGAGCGAACAATCGCATCGAATGCGAAGTCGTTCCTGTTTCTGTCGAAGAGTACGTTTCGAAAGTCACTGAACAACCTGGTGATGCGGAACTTCGGGCATTGTACGAAGAAGGCAAATACGAGTACGCCGACGTCGGGATGCAGACTCCCGGTTTCAAAGTTCCACGCAAAGTAAACGTTCAATATTTCGTTGGCGAAATGGGCACTTTCCTCGACAACGAAATGGCAAAACTGACGGATGCTCAAGTTGCCGCCGAATACGAAAAACTCGTCGCTGCAGAAGATCCGATGGTTGTGGAGATCGTTCCTCAAGCTGAGCCGGAAGGGTTCGATCTTGATCTCAGCGATGACGAACCTGCGAAGGAAGAATCATCAGAAGCAAAAACCGAGCCATCGGACGCCGATGCAAACGTGGACGTCAAAGCGGACGTTCCCGTTTTGAGCATGCCCGAGGCGGAGACGACGGAGCCCGCTGTTCCCGATCCTGAAAAGCTGCTGAAAGATGTGCCTGCCGAAACCAAACCTGCTGACGGCTTGAAAGTGACTCCGGCGGAAGAAGGCGCTGGTTCCGGTTCAGACCAATCTGTTTTGGTTCGCGGCACCAAAAGCCAGTTTGCTTCGTTTGTCCAGGAAGAAGAACCAGCGTCCGAAGAATCATCAGCGACAGAAACGACCGCTGCGGAAACGACAACTCCTGGAACGACCCAGGAAGGCGGAAGCGATGTCGGAGGGATTGGCGACATGCAGCTTTCTGATGAAACGGCGGGGCCATCGACTGGAGAGGCGACAAAGAAAACTCAGATTAAGCCTTTGGCAGATGTGGCTGACGATATTCGTCGTCGACTGGCGATCGCTACCGCGTTTTCGAAAAAGAACGAAGCAATCAAACGTGCGATGATTTCGATGCAGACGTACCAAAATCAGGTGCTGCGTTGGGAAACATCTCGCGAATCAGAAAAAACAGAATCATCAAAGCCCGAAATGCCGGACTTCGATGCAATCGCCAAGGACAACGGGCTCGTTTTCCGTGAATCGGGGATGATGCTCAATAGCGAGTTGGCTGAAACGGACATCGGACGCGTGTTCATCGACGTCGAAACGATCACACCTCAAGGCCCTGTCCGAACGGGAATTCAGTTGTCAGCCAATAAGATTTTCCTCGACTTTGATCGAGTCGAAGTTCTGATTCCTCAAGTTCTCGATGATAATTTGACACGTAACTCTTACGTTTACTGGTTGGCCGAAAAAGAAGACGTTCGAATCCCCGAGTTCGATGAAGCCAAACCGGAGATCATCAAGTACTGGAAACATCAACAAGCAGTTGAGCTGGCCCGGAAAGCTGCCGAGCAGATCGCCGCGAAGGCAAAATCTGAGGGTAAGAAGCTGACTGAGCTCTATCCTGACACAGCCGCTCCAACCGGCGAGTTCACCTGGTTTCGCCCCGGTCGTAACGCAACGGCAACTTACGGCATGCCGTTCGGCATCGACAATCCTGGCGAGGAATTCATGTCGACTGCTTTTTCACTTGAGGAAAACGGGACGGGGGTCGCAGCGAATCAAGCACGCAGCAAGGTCTACGCGATCCAGCGGACAACGCCTGCGGCTTCGGTTTCGGAACTCGGCCAAGAATACCTTGAGCAACAGTTCTTCCGTTTCAAACGAGTCCCCACCGACGTGATGGGTGCGGCTCAGTACTATGCTCAGGAACTTGAGTACGACTGGCGCGACGAGTTCGTGAAGTCGATGGAACTCAAGCGAATGAAGTAGTTGGCGACCAGAGTCTGGTTATCAAAACAAAAGCGGCAGTGTGATTGACCACACTGCCGCTTTTTTATTTGTCGTACTCGAACCGGTTACGCCATCGCTGGGGCGTGGACCAATTTTTTGTTCACGAACTCCAGGATGCCGAGCTTCGACAACTCTCGACCGTATCCTGACTTTTTGATGCCGCCAAAAGGAAGCTCTTCCTGACTATTGGTCGGCTGGTTGATGAACATCATTCCAGTCTGCACCTGTTCTGCGACGCGCCGGCCGCGATCAATGTCTTGCGTGTAAACCGAACCGCCAAGTCCATAGCTGGAGTCGTTCGCCAGCTCGATTGCCGCCTGCTCATCTTTCACGACGTACACACTCGCAACCGGGCCGAAAAGTTCCTGATCATACGTCGGCATGTCCGAGGTGATCTCAGTAAGAATCGTCGGATTGAAGAATGCACCTTTCGAGTCGGGCCTGTCACCGCCGAGAACGACTTTGGCGCCGGCGTTAATGGTGCTCTGAACTTTCTCCAACAGGTCAGCTGCTGCCGATTCCGTCGAAAGCGGCCCCATATCGGTTTCCGGATCCATCGGATCGCCCATCTTCAGTTCAGACATTGCTTTCTTGAAGCCGTTCATGAATTCATCAGCCACCGATTCGAGGACGATAAATCGTTTACTGGCCACACACGATTGCCCAGTATTCTGCATCCGGCCTTTGACCGCCGATTCGATCGTTGACTCCAAATCAGCGTCGTCCAAGACGATAAACGCGTCATTACCACCAAGCTCCAACACAGATTTTTTGATCTGCTTGCCCGCTCGCTCAGCAACAGCACTTCCCGCCGCGTCGCTACCGGTCAAGGAAACGCCCTGAACGGCATCATGGTCAATGATCGAGTTTACGAACTCGGTCGGAATGAAAAGGTTGGTGTAGGCATTGTCGGGAAGCCCAACTTTCTTGAACAAATCCTCAATGGCTTTGGCACACTGCGGCACGTTGCTGGCGTGTTTCACCATAACGACATTGCCCGCCATCAAGTTTGGACTGGCGAACCTGACGACCTGATAGAACGGGAAATTCCAGGGCATGACGCCAAGCAATACGCCCAGCGGCTGGTATTGGATATACGCATCCCCCGTGTCGGTTTCCATCTCGTGATCAGCAAGAAACTCTTCTGCTCCATCCGCGTAGAAATCCACGATGTCGGCACAAAAGTCGATCTCGCTGCGACTCTCTTCAATCCGCTTGCCCATCTCGAGCGTGATGAGTTTTGCAAATTCGTCTTTGCGACTGCGAAGCTCTTCGGCGAAGGCTTTCAAGATCTGTTTACGGTCGTCGAAAGTTGTCGTTCGCCAGCTTTGGAACACTTCATGTGCAGACTCGACGGCCGCAACCGTTTCGTCTGCATTGAGCTCCTTGTAGCTGGTCATTTTTTCGCCGTTGTACGGATTGATTGAGTCAAAACTCATCAGATTCTCCTTGTCGGATTGTGTTGATCAAAGATTGTTTAGACAGGGTTCCGACCTTGAAGGGCAGAACTGACGGCGCTGATCAAAAACAACACGATGAAGATGAAGAAACAGATTTGGGCGATGCTGGCGAGTCCGCCTGCCATGCCGCCAAATCCAAGAACAGCTGCAATGATCGCAAGAATGAAAAGAGTGATGGTTGCACGTAACATTTGATTTCCTTTGAGTAGGGTTGATTCATTACGATCCAATTACGCAACGCTCGTGCCAGACCCTGGAATGTTTTTAAACACGTGCTCCTTTCCCAATATTGGTCGGGAAAACGCAAGTTGTTTTGAACGCCATGGACGCACAGACACCAGACTGCACGCAAGGCACTCATCGCCGATCGCTTTTTGCCGCGATCGGCCGCAACGCATCGCTACGGCTGGTTCAGGGCT is part of the Mariniblastus fucicola genome and harbors:
- a CDS encoding NAD-dependent succinate-semialdehyde dehydrogenase, whose translation is MSFDSINPYNGEKMTSYKELNADETVAAVESAHEVFQSWRTTTFDDRKQILKAFAEELRSRKDEFAKLITLEMGKRIEESRSEIDFCADIVDFYADGAEEFLADHEMETDTGDAYIQYQPLGVLLGVMPWNFPFYQVVRFASPNLMAGNVVMVKHASNVPQCAKAIEDLFKKVGLPDNAYTNLFIPTEFVNSIIDHDAVQGVSLTGSDAAGSAVAERAGKQIKKSVLELGGNDAFIVLDDADLESTIESAVKGRMQNTGQSCVASKRFIVLESVADEFMNGFKKAMSELKMGDPMDPETDMGPLSTESAAADLLEKVQSTINAGAKVVLGGDRPDSKGAFFNPTILTEITSDMPTYDQELFGPVASVYVVKDEQAAIELANDSSYGLGGSVYTQDIDRGRRVAEQVQTGMMFINQPTNSQEELPFGGIKKSGYGRELSKLGILEFVNKKLVHAPAMA
- a CDS encoding MMPL family transporter, encoding MVKPFFSRKFPLGGNVAVAILVVVAFVVPLLARSAKLGMENITNNVADWLPDDYAETIDLKEFRQYFYGDQFVVVSGPWCHEGNPQFNLLRQKLREESLEYEKILIESGRDEELRAHKTGDELGLMKRNGTYHEDWGQRQEKWLQGKDKQWYFVDRQGQLFRWKGQNNVVEGVQRWMERSSNGRNEADGIFIDQFGPPPNLNEGKENPFYEDPRKLCCRPFKSVVSGLEVFEQIGGENGTLRISTNEGDEKSAFEAEIEAHQRLTGALFGTTPPKTFTWSWTSLLKHVDQERWKVLQSNPIHRERFDAFVSEIVEQEYDGSRSKLAEANQKERLELWYRLWYQLELDAPPRQTCLVVTLNDPIITELDRAVGRPVPGKPRRGRILELAISKCGISEDNIHIGGPPADNVAIDEEGTSTLVKLIKYSAIIGILIAWLCFRNVRVTSMIFFVGGVAAMGSLAIVWLAGDSMDAILMSMPSLVYVLGLSGAVHLVNYYRDACRENGPKLAAEIAVRHCIGPCTLAAFTTALGLYSLTASTLSPIYKFGLYSAIATMATVVLLFTYLPAALTLFRPGYEKVDEDDKEPEQSVMAKVGRFWDQVGDLVIKNWRPVLAAGLIVMVVGCYGISKVQTQVHLLKLFDPNAKILQDYRWMEENLGELVPAEIVVNVDASAQLELYEEQIKAEALEAHQRAIAAAETDEERERLEAIEPAADPDAQTYAMRLSMLERIELSGRVRHYLETFFGPEGTGDIGSGMSTDVFTPSTDDTQEREVVIRSVISKRLYESRDDMAAQDYYAVAGHSKVGAARFKKQAVDPSVIGREFWRISIRLAALNDVDYGEFIGDLKAVIEPVMSAYRFRKDILAAIYDANDGGVVTDTKVLVLGPDPDRYNTDIKAELARGKSISNLIDQTYIFGDTLQDLFENRGILTKKRNPRKYYTWNDPSRLSLDNPKLSEKQKEGVRKLRKALKSDPDYIGLYDCVVLIKDDEMFDAEFLKKHAKNFIDCRDHVYLIDPVTKAPLRGMKTAKEMRDSGEPVEVAAMYTGIVPIVYKAQRSLLWSLIQSIGLAFVMISVVMMLLLRDWRSGFRKDNLLNFRGGMTAMIPNIFPVVVVFGIMGLYGIKVDIGSMMTASVAMGIAVDDTIHYLTWYRDALGRGETRKSAIKYAYEKVATAMTQTTLIGGLGLAAFAMSTFTPTQRFGSLMLFLLAAALIGDLIVLPAVLASPLGKYFGRELTDAERAELKEPLRVVGDLDEPALGTGT
- a CDS encoding DUF1328 domain-containing protein gives rise to the protein MLRATITLFILAIIAAVLGFGGMAGGLASIAQICFFIFIVLFLISAVSSALQGRNPV